Proteins from one Erythrolamprus reginae isolate rEryReg1 chromosome 6, rEryReg1.hap1, whole genome shotgun sequence genomic window:
- the LOC139168765 gene encoding uncharacterized protein isoform X2: MEDECQTNIPADLIKKSQAIFGDYTQSLSIEKGHLNPVGHQPNENTRAATSTLTNIVPQFGKLNQDSWASYENRIRKEAVTCLDMYVIAGVVPGKEYLSDHRVNKPSHVWSAACCVKDKTKRASWAAIAKNSENEVKEWSLEKLQKILADLYGRDKIDLFNGSC, from the coding sequence ATGGAGGACGAGTGTCAAACCAACATTCCTGCTGATCTGATAAAAAAGAGCCAGGCCATTTTTGGGGATTACACCCAGTCTTTAAGTATCGAAAAAGGACACTTGAACCCAGTGGGGCATCAGCCCAATGAAAACACTCGAGCTGCCACCTCCACTTTGACTAACATCGTGCCCCAGTTTGGCAAACTCAACCAAGATTCCTGGGCAAGCTACGAGAACCGTATCCGAAAGGAGGCTGTGACCTGCCTTGACATGTATGTCATTGCGGGGGTTGTCCCGGGAAAGGAGTACCTCTCGGACCACCGGGTCAATAAGCCTAGCCACGTCTGGTCTGCCGCCTGTTGCGTGAAGGATAAGACGAAGAGGGCTTCCTGGGCGGCCATTGCAAAAAACAGTGAGAACGAAGTGAAAGAATGGAGCTTGGAGAAGCTACAGAAAATCCTTGCTGACCTCTACGGGCGGGATAAAATCGATCTGTTCAACGGGTCCTGTTAA
- the LOC139168763 gene encoding TRPM8 channel-associated factor 2-like, translating into MDQLVSGISTLDLRGNYCPCQLLLRGDQAFPVVKTSKGQVVVAASYYGRGKMVVTAHELIPPSPPVLPFIKNALEWLKPSPRSVVGFHSSMYSLHQALQGSGLKLKYGATLGESIGVYCRDAYDDSETAEILNFVKRGGGLLIGGQAWHWSSSNGKQNALHAYPGNRITGLTGIYFTGEVAENGVFRVGR; encoded by the coding sequence ATGGACCAGCTGGTGAGCGGCATCTCTACACTGGATTTAAGAGGAAATTATTGTCCCTGTCAGCTTCTGCTCAGAGGAGACCAGGCCTTCCCAGTGGTGAAGACTTCGAAGGGCCAAGTAGTCGTTGCAGCGTCTTACTATGGCAGAGGCAAAATGGTGGTGACCGCCCACGAATTGATTCCACCAAGTCCGCCTGTGCTGCCCTTTATTAAAAACGCCCTGGAGTGGCTGAAGCCGAGCCCCCGATCAGTAGTGGGATTCCACAGCTCCATGTATTCCTTGCACCAGGCGCTGCAGGGTTCTGGCCTGAAGCTTAAGTATGGCGCAACGCTCGGGGAGTCGATAGGGGTGTATTGCCGAGATGCCTACGACGACTCCGAAACCGCCGAAATCCTGAATTTTGTGAAGAGAGGCGGAGGTTTGCTTATCGGAGGCCAGGCCTGGCACTGGTCGAGCTCGAATGGAAAACAAAACGCGTTGCACGCCTACCCTGGAAACAGAATCACGGGTCTGACTGGGATCTACTTCACGGGCGAAGTTGCAGAAAACGGGGTCTTCCGAGTAGGCAGATAG